One stretch of Streptomyces agglomeratus DNA includes these proteins:
- a CDS encoding 1-aminocyclopropane-1-carboxylate deaminase/D-cysteine desulfhydrase, with amino-acid sequence MTPEALDLSRLRPRLPSPLWPAEDERFTRRGLRLLLKRDDLIHPDLPGNKWRKLEPNLRAAAGRTVLTFGGAYSNHLRATAAAGRLLGFATVGVVRGDELAGRPLNPSLARCAADGMRLHFVDRTTYRAKAEPGVLAALVSEAVPGAAPESVCVVPEGGSNALAVHGCVALGRELRDAADVVGVACGTGGTVAGLAAGLGPGQRAIGFPVLKGGFLGDGIRTLQHAAFGAPAGDWTLDDRFHCGGYARTTPELEAFAADFEERHGLPVERLYVAKMLYGLTTLATEGAFPPGTTLAAVVTGRPDSAEPAPARSASPRPGSPQPGSAR; translated from the coding sequence ATGACCCCCGAAGCGCTCGACCTCTCCCGGCTGCGGCCGCGGCTGCCGTCGCCGCTGTGGCCGGCCGAGGACGAGCGCTTCACCCGTCGCGGCCTGCGGCTGCTGCTCAAGCGCGACGATCTGATCCACCCGGACCTGCCGGGCAACAAGTGGCGCAAACTGGAGCCGAACCTGCGGGCGGCGGCGGGGCGCACGGTGCTGACGTTCGGTGGCGCGTACTCCAACCACCTGCGGGCGACGGCCGCGGCCGGGCGCCTGCTGGGCTTCGCGACGGTCGGCGTCGTACGCGGCGACGAGCTGGCGGGCCGGCCCCTGAACCCCTCGCTGGCGCGGTGCGCGGCGGACGGCATGCGGCTGCACTTCGTCGACCGGACGACGTACCGCGCCAAGGCCGAGCCCGGCGTGCTCGCCGCCCTCGTGTCCGAGGCGGTGCCCGGCGCGGCGCCTGAGAGCGTCTGCGTCGTCCCCGAGGGCGGCAGCAACGCCCTCGCCGTGCACGGGTGCGTCGCACTCGGGCGGGAGCTCCGGGACGCCGCCGATGTCGTGGGGGTCGCCTGCGGCACCGGAGGCACCGTGGCCGGCCTGGCGGCGGGCCTGGGGCCCGGGCAGCGGGCCATCGGCTTCCCCGTACTCAAGGGCGGCTTCCTCGGTGACGGCATACGCACGCTCCAGCACGCCGCCTTCGGCGCCCCCGCCGGCGACTGGACGCTGGACGACCGCTTCCACTGCGGCGGTTACGCCCGTACCACCCCGGAACTCGAAGCGTTCGCCGCGGACTTCGAAGAACGGCACGGGCTGCCCGTGGAGCGGCTCTACGTCGCGAAGATGCTGTACGGGCTGACCACGCTCGCCACGGAGGGCGCCTTCCCGCCCGGCACCACCCTCGCGGCCGTCGTCACGGGACGGCCGGACTCCGCCGAACCGGCCCCCGCCCGGTCTGCCTCCCCTCGGCCCGGCTCCCCTCAGCCCGGCTCCGCGCGGTAG
- a CDS encoding UBP-type zinc finger domain-containing protein has protein sequence MNECPHVATLPHPEPVPLSDTCRECLAAGSHPVQLRLCLECGHVGCCDSSPYRHASAHAKEEGHPVVRSFEPGDDWRWCYEDGSIV, from the coding sequence ATGAACGAGTGCCCGCACGTCGCCACACTGCCGCACCCCGAACCGGTCCCGCTGAGCGACACCTGCCGGGAGTGTCTGGCGGCCGGCAGCCACCCCGTCCAGCTGCGGCTGTGCCTGGAGTGCGGCCATGTGGGGTGCTGCGACTCGTCGCCGTACCGGCACGCGTCCGCGCACGCCAAGGAAGAGGGTCACCCGGTGGTGCGCAGCTTCGAGCCCGGGGACGACTGGCGCTGGTGCTACGAGGACGGTTCGATCGTCTGA
- a CDS encoding SIS domain-containing protein: MVELPGRMMSAEIAEQPQVLRRILEAGAPRIRETARAVAARSPRFVLLAARGTSDNAALYAKYLLEIQLGLPCGLTSMSTTTAYGARPDLRDVLVVTVSQSGGSPDLVASTRAARQAGAITLAVTNNADSPLAAVSEYHIDILAGPEKALPATKTYTASLLALYLFADGLRGGDGSAAAVLPALADGILARRAEVRQLAGRYRFADRMVITSRGYGYPTAKEAALKLMETSYIPALSYSGADLLHGPLAMVDNISPVIAVVTAGRGGEALQPVLDRLRGRGADLVVIGPAAQVEAASAGFVLSLEDVPEELQPVLEILPLQLLAYEVTIARGQDPDAPRALAKVTETH, from the coding sequence ATGGTCGAACTGCCCGGCAGGATGATGTCCGCCGAAATCGCTGAGCAGCCCCAGGTCCTGCGCCGGATCCTCGAAGCCGGCGCCCCGCGGATCCGCGAGACCGCCCGGGCCGTCGCCGCGAGAAGCCCGCGCTTCGTCCTGCTCGCCGCGCGCGGTACGTCGGACAACGCGGCCCTCTACGCCAAGTACCTGCTGGAGATCCAGCTCGGTCTGCCGTGCGGGCTGACGTCCATGTCGACGACGACGGCGTACGGGGCGCGCCCCGACCTCAGGGACGTTCTCGTCGTCACGGTCAGCCAGTCCGGCGGCTCGCCCGACCTCGTGGCGTCCACCAGGGCGGCCCGGCAGGCCGGTGCGATCACGCTCGCGGTGACCAACAACGCGGACTCCCCGCTGGCGGCGGTCAGCGAGTACCACATCGACATCCTGGCAGGCCCGGAGAAGGCCCTCCCGGCCACCAAGACGTACACCGCCTCCCTGCTCGCGCTCTACCTCTTCGCCGACGGTCTGCGCGGCGGCGACGGGTCGGCGGCGGCGGTCCTCCCCGCCCTGGCTGACGGGATCCTCGCGCGCCGGGCGGAGGTCAGGCAGCTCGCCGGCCGCTACCGGTTCGCCGACCGCATGGTCATCACCTCGCGCGGCTACGGCTATCCGACGGCCAAGGAGGCGGCGCTCAAGCTCATGGAGACGAGCTACATCCCCGCCCTGTCCTACTCCGGCGCCGATCTGCTGCACGGCCCGCTCGCCATGGTCGACAACATCTCCCCGGTCATCGCCGTCGTCACGGCCGGCAGGGGCGGCGAGGCCCTCCAGCCCGTCCTCGACCGGCTGCGGGGCCGCGGCGCCGACCTGGTGGTGATCGGCCCGGCGGCGCAGGTGGAGGCGGCCTCGGCGGGCTTCGTACTCTCGCTGGAAGACGTCCCCGAGGAGCTCCAGCCGGTCCTGGAGATCCTGCCGCTCCAGCTCTTGGCGTACGAGGTGACGATCGCCAGGGGGCAGGACCCGGACGCCCCGCGCGCCCTGGCGAAGGTCACCGAGACCCACTGA
- a CDS encoding glycoside hydrolase family 3 protein, protein MTTLVSPTDTLTRDALAVLQPGFEGATAPDWLLRRVGEGLTSVGLFGRNITSPAQLAALTAQLRAERDDVLVAIDEEGGDVTRLEVRHGSSFPGNLALGTVDDTGLTRDVARELGRRLAECGVNLNWAPSADVNSDPGNPVIGVRSFGADPHLVARHTAAYVEGLQAAGVAACTKHFPGHGDTAVDSHHALPRIDVDLDTLHARELVPFRAAIAAGSKSVMSAHILLPALDPSRPATLSPRILTGLLREELGYDGLIITDGMEMQAISATYGIERGSVMAIAAGADAICVGGGLADDGTVLRLRDALVAAVRDGVLPEERLADAAARVRALASWTSETRGARGAPGPGAASQEGTAPSPGAGAPDAVGLVAARRALRITRSAGFEPVTSAPYVASFSPVANIAVGDETPWGVAAELARLLPGTTTGTYGSENCTPEQVIGAAGDRRIVAVVRDAHRHPWMAVALETLTAARPDTVVVEMGVPQAQARGALYIATHGASRVCGRAAAEAIAGA, encoded by the coding sequence ATGACGACACTCGTAAGCCCCACGGACACGCTGACCCGCGACGCCCTGGCCGTCCTCCAGCCCGGTTTCGAAGGCGCCACCGCCCCCGACTGGCTGCTGCGGCGTGTCGGCGAAGGTCTGACCTCGGTCGGCCTCTTCGGCCGCAACATCACCTCCCCGGCGCAACTGGCGGCGCTCACCGCGCAGTTGCGTGCCGAGCGTGACGACGTGCTCGTCGCGATCGACGAGGAGGGGGGCGACGTCACCCGCCTGGAGGTCCGTCACGGCTCCTCGTTCCCCGGCAACCTCGCGCTCGGCACCGTCGACGACACCGGCCTGACCAGGGACGTCGCCCGCGAACTCGGCCGCAGACTGGCCGAATGCGGGGTCAACCTCAACTGGGCGCCGTCCGCCGACGTCAACTCGGACCCGGGCAATCCGGTCATCGGCGTACGTTCCTTCGGCGCCGACCCGCACCTCGTGGCCCGGCACACCGCGGCGTACGTCGAAGGTCTCCAGGCCGCCGGTGTCGCCGCGTGCACGAAGCACTTCCCCGGGCACGGCGACACCGCCGTCGACTCGCACCACGCGCTGCCCCGTATCGACGTGGATTTGGACACACTGCACGCCCGTGAGCTGGTGCCTTTCCGGGCCGCGATCGCGGCGGGCTCCAAATCTGTCATGAGCGCGCATATCCTGCTTCCTGCGCTCGACCCGTCCCGTCCGGCCACTCTGAGCCCGCGGATCCTCACCGGTCTGCTCCGCGAGGAGCTCGGCTACGACGGGCTGATCATCACCGACGGCATGGAGATGCAGGCCATCTCCGCGACGTACGGAATCGAGCGCGGCAGCGTCATGGCGATCGCCGCCGGCGCCGACGCGATCTGCGTCGGGGGCGGACTGGCGGACGACGGGACCGTACTGCGGCTGCGCGACGCGCTGGTCGCGGCCGTGCGGGACGGCGTACTGCCGGAGGAACGGCTGGCCGACGCGGCCGCGCGCGTGCGCGCCCTCGCGAGCTGGACGAGTGAGACCAGGGGGGCCCGGGGGGCTCCCGGGCCGGGCGCGGCTTCACAGGAGGGGACCGCGCCCAGCCCGGGCGCGGGTGCGCCCGACGCGGTCGGTCTGGTGGCCGCGCGGCGCGCGCTGCGGATCACGCGGAGCGCCGGTTTCGAGCCCGTCACGTCCGCCCCGTACGTCGCTTCCTTCTCCCCGGTCGCGAACATCGCCGTCGGTGACGAGACGCCGTGGGGGGTGGCCGCCGAGCTCGCTCGCCTGCTTCCGGGCACCACGACAGGCACGTACGGCAGCGAGAACTGCACGCCGGAGCAGGTGATCGGGGCCGCGGGGGACCGGCGCATCGTCGCGGTCGTGCGCGACGCCCACCGCCACCCGTGGATGGCGGTCGCGCTGGAGACACTCACCGCCGCCCGGCCCGACACGGTCGTCGTGGAGATGGGCGTGCCGCAGGCCCAGGCGCGCGGGGCGCTCTACATCGCGACGCACGGCGCCTCGCGGGTGTGCGGCCGGGCAGCCGCGGAGGCCATCGCCGGCGCCTGA
- a CDS encoding diacylglycerol/lipid kinase family protein yields the protein MRALLVVNPAATTTSARTRDVLIHALASEMKLEVVTTEYRGHARDLGRRAVESKDIELVVALGGDGTVNEVVNGLLHEGPDPERLPRLAVVPGGSTNVFARALGIPNDAVEATGAILDALRTRSERTVGLGLAAGTPGTEDESVPARWFTFCAGFGFDAGVIGRVEQHRERGKRSTHALYVRQVVRQFLREPHRLQGLITLERPGHDPVEDLVLSIICNTSPWTYLGNRPMYASPEASFDKALDVLGLSKLSTPAVARYATQLLTSTPERGPHGKHAVTLHDLTDFTLHSKAPLPFQMDGDHLGLRTSVTFTGVRRALRVIV from the coding sequence ATGCGTGCACTCCTCGTGGTCAACCCGGCAGCTACCACCACCAGCGCACGCACCCGCGATGTCCTGATCCATGCCCTGGCCAGCGAGATGAAGCTGGAAGTCGTGACGACCGAGTACCGCGGGCACGCCCGCGATCTGGGCCGGCGGGCAGTGGAGAGCAAGGACATAGAGCTGGTCGTGGCGCTCGGCGGCGACGGCACGGTCAACGAGGTCGTCAACGGTCTCCTCCACGAGGGCCCGGACCCGGAGAGGCTTCCGCGCCTCGCGGTGGTCCCGGGCGGTTCCACCAATGTCTTCGCCCGCGCCCTCGGCATTCCGAACGACGCGGTCGAGGCGACCGGCGCCATTCTGGACGCGCTGCGCACGCGCAGCGAGCGCACGGTCGGTCTCGGTCTGGCGGCGGGTACCCCGGGTACGGAGGACGAATCAGTTCCGGCCCGCTGGTTCACGTTCTGCGCGGGATTCGGATTCGACGCCGGAGTGATCGGCCGGGTCGAGCAGCACCGGGAGCGAGGAAAGCGTTCGACGCACGCCCTCTATGTGCGCCAGGTGGTACGCCAGTTCCTGAGGGAGCCGCACCGCTTGCAGGGCCTGATCACGCTGGAGCGCCCCGGTCACGACCCGGTCGAAGATCTCGTGCTGTCCATAATCTGCAACACCTCCCCCTGGACCTACCTGGGCAATCGCCCGATGTACGCGTCCCCGGAGGCTTCCTTCGACAAGGCCCTGGACGTGCTCGGGCTGAGCAAGCTGTCCACCCCCGCCGTGGCCCGTTACGCGACCCAGTTGCTGACCTCGACGCCCGAGCGCGGGCCGCACGGTAAACATGCGGTGACATTGCACGACCTGACCGACTTCACCTTGCATTCGAAGGCCCCACTGCCCTTCCAGATGGACGGTGACCACCTGGGGCTGCGTACGAGCGTGACGTTCACAGGCGTTCGCCGTGCACTGCGTGTGATTGTGTGA
- the nagB gene encoding glucosamine-6-phosphate deaminase: MEVVIVPDARTGGELIAAAIGRLLSHKPDALLGVATGSSPLPIYEALTAKVRAGEADPSRARICQLDEYVGLPPGHPESYRSVVLREVVEPLGLTESSFMGPDGSAEDIEGACAAYDRALGEAGGVDLQLLGIGTDGHIGFNEPCSSLASRTRIKTLTEQTRVDNARFFDNDIDQVPHHVITQGIGTILEARHLVLLATGEGKAEAVAQTVEGPVAALVPASALQLHPHATVVVDEAAASKLKLADYFRATYAAKPAWQGL, translated from the coding sequence GTGGAAGTTGTCATCGTTCCGGACGCCAGAACGGGCGGCGAGCTCATCGCGGCGGCCATCGGCCGGCTGCTGAGCCACAAGCCCGACGCGTTGCTCGGCGTGGCCACCGGTTCCTCCCCGCTGCCCATCTACGAAGCCCTGACGGCCAAGGTCCGCGCGGGCGAGGCCGACCCGTCCCGTGCCCGGATCTGCCAGCTCGACGAGTACGTCGGCCTGCCCCCCGGCCACCCCGAGTCGTACCGCTCCGTCGTGCTGCGCGAGGTCGTGGAGCCGCTCGGCCTGACGGAGTCCTCGTTCATGGGGCCCGACGGCTCCGCGGAGGACATCGAGGGGGCGTGCGCGGCGTACGACCGCGCGCTCGGCGAGGCCGGCGGCGTGGACCTCCAGCTGCTCGGGATCGGCACCGACGGGCACATAGGCTTCAACGAGCCGTGCTCCTCGCTCGCCTCCCGCACGCGCATCAAGACGCTGACCGAGCAGACCCGTGTCGACAACGCGCGGTTCTTCGACAACGACATCGACCAGGTGCCCCACCACGTCATCACCCAGGGCATCGGCACCATCCTGGAGGCCCGCCACCTGGTGCTGCTCGCCACCGGTGAGGGCAAGGCCGAGGCCGTCGCGCAGACCGTGGAGGGCCCGGTCGCGGCGCTCGTACCGGCCTCCGCCCTCCAGCTGCACCCGCACGCGACCGTCGTGGTCGACGAGGCGGCGGCGTCCAAGCTGAAGCTCGCCGACTACTTCCGGGCGACGTACGCGGCCAAGCCGGCCTGGCAGGGTCTGTAG
- a CDS encoding sensor histidine kinase, protein MPSMNDLVRQHTALSETDLEWLHLLVSEWQLLSDLSFADLVLWVPTLDGTRYVSVAQMRPNTGPTSYQDDMVGHLVPRGRRPLLDAALDEGRIVREGDPEWREEVPVRVESIPVRREGRVLGVIARNTNLLTVRTPSRLELTYLQSASDLAQMIAAGSFPFPGQQVDMDASPRAGDGLIRLDADGIVQYASPNALSAYHRLGLASDLVGHHLGQATAELAPSRGPVDEALVKLASGYAPRETEVEGSSGVIQLRAIPLKPKGTRIGSLVLCRDVTELRRRERELITKDATIREIHHRVKNNLQTVAALLRLQARRMDSEKGREALNEAVRRVGSIAIVHETLSQNLDERVEFDEIADRVIAMVAEISPGKVNCRRTGRFGILDAEVATPLAMVLTEIMQNALEHAFGPADHGSVEVAAVRGGDRKDARLLITVQDDGRGLPEGFDPKRMGNLGLQIVRTLVEGELGGTFDMVPGPAGGTRVVLDVPVSADK, encoded by the coding sequence GTGCCCTCCATGAACGACCTCGTCCGCCAGCACACCGCTCTGAGTGAAACCGACCTCGAGTGGCTCCATCTGCTGGTCTCGGAGTGGCAGCTGCTCTCCGACCTCTCCTTCGCCGACCTCGTCCTGTGGGTTCCCACGCTTGACGGGACCCGCTATGTCTCCGTCGCGCAGATGCGCCCCAACACCGGCCCCACCTCCTACCAGGACGACATGGTCGGCCACCTGGTCCCGCGCGGCCGCCGCCCGCTTCTCGACGCCGCCCTCGACGAGGGCCGGATAGTGCGCGAGGGCGACCCCGAGTGGCGGGAGGAGGTCCCGGTCCGGGTCGAGTCCATTCCCGTACGCCGCGAAGGCCGCGTCCTCGGCGTCATCGCGCGCAACACGAACCTGCTGACCGTGCGCACCCCCAGCCGCCTGGAGCTGACGTACCTCCAGAGCGCCTCCGACCTGGCCCAGATGATCGCCGCCGGGTCCTTCCCGTTCCCCGGCCAGCAGGTCGACATGGACGCCTCTCCGCGCGCCGGCGACGGGCTGATCAGGCTCGACGCGGACGGCATCGTCCAGTACGCGTCGCCGAACGCCCTGTCCGCGTACCACCGTCTCGGCCTCGCCTCCGACCTCGTCGGCCACCACCTCGGCCAGGCGACCGCCGAACTGGCACCGTCCCGCGGTCCGGTGGACGAAGCCCTGGTCAAGCTGGCCAGCGGCTACGCCCCGCGCGAGACCGAGGTGGAGGGGAGCAGCGGCGTCATCCAGCTGCGCGCGATTCCGCTGAAGCCCAAGGGCACCCGCATCGGTTCACTCGTACTGTGCCGGGACGTGACGGAACTGCGCCGCCGCGAGCGCGAGTTGATCACCAAGGACGCGACCATCCGGGAGATCCACCACCGGGTGAAGAACAACCTCCAGACGGTGGCGGCCCTGTTGCGGCTCCAGGCGCGCCGGATGGACTCCGAGAAGGGTCGCGAGGCACTCAACGAGGCGGTGCGCCGGGTCGGCTCGATCGCGATCGTCCACGAGACGCTTTCACAGAACCTCGACGAGCGCGTCGAGTTCGACGAGATCGCCGACCGGGTCATCGCGATGGTCGCCGAGATCTCGCCGGGCAAGGTCAACTGCCGTCGCACGGGCCGCTTCGGGATACTCGACGCCGAGGTCGCCACGCCCCTCGCGATGGTTCTCACCGAGATCATGCAGAACGCGCTGGAGCACGCCTTCGGGCCGGCGGACCACGGTTCGGTCGAGGTGGCGGCGGTGCGCGGCGGCGACCGCAAGGACGCCCGGCTGCTGATCACCGTGCAGGACGACGGCCGCGGACTGCCCGAGGGATTCGACCCGAAGCGCATGGGCAACCTCGGTCTGCAAATCGTACGGACGCTGGTGGAGGGTGAGTTGGGAGGGACGTTCGACATGGTCCCGGGTCCCGCCGGCGGCACCCGGGTGGTACTCGACGTACCCGTCAGCGCCGACAAGTAA
- a CDS encoding RNA polymerase sigma factor SigF — MRNGDGPVRNEELSPQAPREGRAVPAGEAGTAPSPAGIPEQQARPHPVDEPVASGPVVDRPVDGLVGTVAAEQAERAGHMSEQGQHSTEREHGRHDPHDRSGARALFIELRKLPDGSPEKAELRNRLVRMHLPLVEHLARRFRNRGEPLDDLTQVATIGLIKSVDRFDPERGVEFSTYATPTVVGEIKRHFRDKGWAVRVPRRLQELRLSLTTATAELSQQHGRSPTVHELAERLGISEEEVLEGLESANAYSTLSLDVPDTDDESPAVADTLGSEDEALEGVEYRESLKPLLEDLPPREKRILLLRFFGNMTQSQIATEVGISQMHVSRLLARTLAQLREKLLVEE; from the coding sequence GTGAGGAACGGGGACGGGCCGGTGCGCAACGAGGAGCTCAGCCCACAGGCGCCGAGGGAAGGGCGCGCGGTCCCGGCCGGGGAGGCCGGGACGGCTCCCTCACCCGCGGGCATCCCAGAGCAGCAGGCCCGGCCCCACCCGGTCGACGAACCGGTGGCCTCCGGGCCGGTGGTCGACAGACCGGTGGACGGCCTGGTGGGCACGGTGGCGGCGGAGCAGGCAGAGCGGGCGGGCCATATGAGCGAGCAGGGACAGCACTCCACGGAGCGGGAACACGGGCGCCACGACCCGCACGACCGCAGCGGCGCGCGGGCTCTCTTCATCGAGCTGCGCAAGCTGCCGGACGGATCGCCCGAGAAGGCGGAGCTGCGCAACCGGCTGGTGCGCATGCATCTGCCTCTCGTCGAGCACCTGGCCCGCCGCTTCCGCAACCGCGGCGAGCCGCTCGACGACCTCACCCAGGTCGCCACGATCGGCCTGATCAAGTCGGTGGACCGGTTCGATCCGGAGCGCGGCGTCGAGTTCTCGACGTACGCCACTCCGACCGTCGTCGGTGAGATCAAGCGGCACTTCCGCGACAAGGGCTGGGCCGTACGGGTGCCCCGCCGGCTCCAGGAGCTGCGTCTTTCGCTCACGACGGCCACGGCCGAGCTCTCCCAGCAGCACGGCCGGTCCCCGACCGTGCACGAGCTGGCCGAGCGCCTGGGCATCTCCGAGGAAGAGGTCCTGGAGGGCCTGGAGTCCGCCAACGCCTACAGCACGCTCTCGCTGGACGTACCGGACACCGACGACGAGTCCCCGGCCGTCGCGGACACCCTGGGCTCCGAGGACGAGGCGCTGGAAGGCGTCGAGTACCGGGAGTCACTGAAACCGCTCCTGGAAGACCTTCCACCGCGCGAGAAGCGCATCCTGCTGCTGCGTTTCTTCGGGAACATGACGCAGTCGCAGATCGCCACGGAGGTCGGCATCTCGCAGATGCACGTCTCCCGGCTGCTGGCACGGACGCTCGCGCAGCTCCGCGAGAAGCTCCTCGTCGAGGAGTAG
- a CDS encoding anti-sigma regulatory factor, with the protein MSQIAGEPGTQDFVEVRLPAAGAYLSVLRTATAGLAARLDFTLDEIEDLRIAVDEACAILLQQAVPGSVLSCVFRLVEDSLDVTVSAPTTDGRAPERDTFAWTVLSALAGKVDSTVAEDRTVTISLYKQRGAGPGPA; encoded by the coding sequence GTGTCCCAGATCGCAGGCGAGCCCGGGACCCAGGACTTCGTGGAAGTCCGGCTGCCCGCTGCAGGTGCCTACCTGTCCGTGCTGCGTACGGCCACGGCCGGACTCGCGGCGCGCTTGGACTTCACCCTCGACGAGATCGAGGATCTGCGCATCGCGGTCGACGAGGCGTGCGCGATCCTGCTCCAGCAGGCCGTGCCCGGTTCCGTCCTCAGCTGTGTCTTCCGGCTCGTCGAGGACTCACTCGACGTCACCGTCTCGGCCCCCACCACCGACGGTCGCGCACCGGAGCGCGACACCTTCGCCTGGACGGTGCTGTCGGCACTCGCGGGCAAGGTGGATTCCACGGTCGCGGAGGACCGTACGGTCACCATCAGCCTGTACAAACAGCGCGGCGCGGGACCCGGGCCGGCGTGA
- a CDS encoding WhiB family transcriptional regulator produces the protein MDWRHNAVCREEDPELFFPIGNTGPALLQIEEAKAVCRRCPVMEQCLQWALESGQDSGVWGGLSEDERRAMKRRAARNRARNATA, from the coding sequence ATGGACTGGCGTCACAACGCCGTTTGTCGTGAGGAAGACCCGGAGCTGTTCTTCCCCATCGGCAACACCGGTCCTGCGCTGCTGCAGATCGAGGAAGCCAAGGCCGTCTGCCGCCGCTGCCCCGTCATGGAGCAGTGCCTGCAGTGGGCGCTCGAGTCCGGCCAGGACTCCGGCGTCTGGGGTGGCCTCAGCGAGGACGAGCGCCGCGCGATGAAGCGCCGCGCCGCTCGCAACCGGGCGCGTAACGCGACCGCCTGA
- a CDS encoding Na+/H+ antiporter, whose translation MDALPLLVLIAGSAVVAGAARRTPVPAPLLLVAAGLAATYIPGVPDYTLSPDIVLPLLLPPLLYTAAVDSSYLDLRANIRPVAFLSVGYVLFATVVVGYFAYLVVPGLPLTSALVLGAVVAPPDAVAATAIARRLGLPPRITAILQGESLVNDATAITAFKVALAAAAGEGASWAGGIAEFAVAAVGGVGVGLLLMVPLHWLRTHLREPLLQNTLSLLIPFVAYAAAEHVHASGVLAVVVVALYLGHRSWQVDFATRIQEHAVWKMVSFILESVVFALIGLQLPYVLRGLGPYGGGEAVWYAFAVFVAVVVARFVWVFPATYLPRVLSRRVREREPGVTWASPVVVGWAGMRGVVSLAIAFSIPLTLGQGEPFPARNLVLFLTFTTVIATLVVQGLTLAPLIRLLKMPGRDVYAETLAEAQAQSEASAAAEARLEELLADPRNALPQPLADRLRTVLERRRNAVWERLGAVNQETGESADDTYRRLAGEMIAAERAVFVELRDQRRIDDEMLRNLMRRLDLEEAAAYRAEPG comes from the coding sequence ATGGACGCATTGCCACTGCTGGTCCTGATCGCGGGGAGTGCGGTGGTCGCGGGCGCCGCCCGCAGGACGCCCGTACCGGCCCCGCTGCTGCTGGTCGCCGCCGGGCTCGCGGCGACGTACATCCCGGGCGTGCCGGACTACACGCTGAGCCCGGACATCGTGCTGCCGCTGCTGCTGCCGCCCCTCCTGTATACGGCCGCCGTGGACAGCTCGTACCTCGATCTGCGGGCGAACATCAGGCCCGTCGCCTTCCTGTCGGTCGGCTACGTGCTGTTCGCGACCGTGGTCGTCGGATACTTCGCGTATCTCGTCGTTCCCGGGCTCCCACTGACGTCCGCGCTGGTCCTCGGCGCGGTCGTCGCGCCGCCCGACGCGGTGGCGGCCACCGCCATCGCCCGCCGGCTCGGACTGCCGCCGCGCATCACCGCGATCCTCCAGGGCGAGTCCCTGGTGAACGACGCGACCGCCATCACCGCCTTCAAGGTGGCGCTGGCGGCCGCGGCCGGCGAGGGCGCCAGCTGGGCCGGCGGGATCGCGGAGTTCGCCGTCGCGGCGGTCGGCGGGGTGGGGGTGGGACTGCTGCTCATGGTGCCGCTGCACTGGCTGCGTACGCACCTGAGGGAGCCACTGCTCCAGAACACCCTCTCCCTGCTGATCCCCTTCGTGGCGTACGCCGCTGCCGAGCACGTGCACGCCTCCGGGGTGCTCGCCGTCGTCGTCGTAGCCCTCTACCTGGGGCACCGCTCCTGGCAGGTCGATTTCGCCACCCGGATCCAGGAGCACGCGGTCTGGAAGATGGTGTCCTTCATCCTCGAATCGGTCGTGTTCGCGCTGATCGGGCTCCAGCTGCCGTACGTCCTGCGCGGGCTCGGCCCCTATGGGGGCGGTGAGGCCGTCTGGTACGCGTTCGCCGTGTTCGTGGCGGTCGTGGTGGCGCGCTTCGTGTGGGTGTTCCCGGCGACGTACCTGCCGCGGGTGCTCTCGCGGCGCGTGCGCGAGCGCGAGCCGGGCGTCACCTGGGCCTCGCCCGTGGTCGTCGGGTGGGCGGGGATGCGCGGCGTGGTGTCCCTCGCGATCGCCTTCTCCATCCCGCTGACCCTCGGGCAGGGCGAGCCGTTCCCCGCGCGCAACCTCGTCCTCTTCCTCACCTTCACGACGGTGATCGCCACCCTGGTCGTGCAGGGGCTCACTCTGGCGCCGCTCATCCGTCTGCTGAAGATGCCCGGACGCGATGTGTACGCCGAGACGCTCGCCGAGGCGCAGGCCCAGAGCGAGGCTTCGGCGGCCGCCGAAGCGCGGCTGGAGGAGCTGCTCGCCGATCCGCGGAACGCCCTGCCGCAGCCGCTCGCGGACCGGCTGCGGACCGTTCTGGAGAGGCGGCGCAACGCCGTGTGGGAACGGCTCGGCGCCGTCAACCAGGAGACCGGGGAATCGGCGGACGACACGTACCGGCGCCTCGCGGGGGAGATGATTGCCGCGGAACGGGCGGTCTTCGTGGAACTGCGGGACCAGCGGCGCATCGACGACGAGATGCTGCGCAACCTGATGCGCAGGCTGGACCTGGAGGAGGCGGCGGCCTACCGCGCGGAGCCGGGCTGA